The genomic segment GCCGTCGATATCTCCGCGCGGCCGGAGAGCGGCCTGACGTCGAGTTCGTTCGACGTGCTGATGCAGACGTTCACCATCATGGGCCAGACGATCAAGGCCTACGAACTCGATAAATACGCGAACGCGGTGATCCGCCCGAACCTCGCCGCGATGAGCAGCAGCGATTTCAGCCAGCGCAACGCGTCGATTCTCGCGGGCGAGGAAGCGGTGGCGAAAATGTGGCCGACGCTGCAGCGTCAACTGGCGGAACGCGGCGCGCGGGTCTGAGCGGCTTTCTCGCCGGAATGCGACGAGGCATCACAAACGCGCGGCCGTGATCGCGAAATTGATTCGCATTGCAAAGTGATGACAACGCGCATAAAACAAAACGGCGGCTTCTTGCGAAGCCGCCGTTGCCGGGCCGACACTAGAACTGAAGATCAATAATCCGCGTCTTCGATCCATGCTGCCTGGATCGCTTCCAGAATCTTCTCGTTGGATTTTTGTGGGTCGTCGTCGAATCCGTCCAGTTCCGTCACCCAGCGATGCAGGTCAGTGAAACGCACATATTGGGGATCGATATCCTGATGCGCGTCGGTGAGTGCCATCGCGATGTCCTGAGTATCCGTCCACTTCATGGGCGAGCCTCCTGTCAGTGATTTTCTTTGGCGTGATTGATGGAGTACCGCGGGATCTCGACCACCAGATCCTCGTCGGCAGGCACCATTGCCTGACATGATAACCGCGATGTCGGTTCGAGACCCCACGCTTTGTCGAGCAGATCGTCCTCGTCTTCCTCGGACGGTTCGAGCGCGTTGAAGCCCTCGCGAATGATGACGTGGCACGTCGTGCACGCGCACGATTTCTCGCAGGCGTGCTCGATCTCGATGCCGTGTTCCAGCAGGTTGTCGCAGATGCTCTTGCCGAGGTCGGCGTCGATTACCGCGCCGTCCGGGCAGAGTTCAACGTGAGGCAGTACAACGATTTGAGGCATGGGACTGATTTTCCGTAAATGCTTGTTTGTTCGCTTGTCTGTTCGATAGCGGCGCGACGATCAGACGTCGTCGAGCTTGCGGCCCGCGAGCGCGCGGCGAATGCTCTTGTTCATGCGGCGCGCGGCGAATTCGTCGGTGGCGGTGGCGAGCGCCTTGGTCGCGTCTTCGATGCTCTCGACCGAATCGCCGTTTGCAAGCGCCGCCAGTGCGGCCACGAGCGTCTGGATTTCAACG from the Caballeronia sp. NK8 genome contains:
- the iscX gene encoding Fe-S cluster assembly protein IscX — its product is MKWTDTQDIAMALTDAHQDIDPQYVRFTDLHRWVTELDGFDDDPQKSNEKILEAIQAAWIEDADY
- the fdx gene encoding ISC system 2Fe-2S type ferredoxin: MPQIVVLPHVELCPDGAVIDADLGKSICDNLLEHGIEIEHACEKSCACTTCHVIIREGFNALEPSEEDEDDLLDKAWGLEPTSRLSCQAMVPADEDLVVEIPRYSINHAKENH